The genomic window ATTCCATTAAGTATGCGACACAATGGAGCAACTCAGGATTAGACAATTTAGAGCTGCAAGTAAAACTAGTCAATGATCAACTGGCAGAGCCTGGTTTGGCGCAACATATTAAAGATCTGTTAAATACCTATCAGTACTCACCTGCCCAGCTTGTATTAGAGGTAACTTACGATACTGTTCAATCAAATGAAATCGCCTTGGAAGAATTTAGATTGTTAACAGAAGCTGGAGTCAAGATTCTGGTGGTTAATATTCCAGATGATCCGCAAGCATTTGCATTGCTAAAATCTCATCATATTGCGCAAGCACATACCCATCGCATGCCGTTATCTGATCCTGAGCTATCATCTGATACAGCAGGCGACTGTGATCGAATTTTAGGTCAAATTAAAGAGATGGAAATTTATCCGAGTAATTTTAATTGGTCGCAACACACCTTCGTTAGCCAATTTAAAGATGCATCTACGCGGAAGCAACACAGTATGCTTGTGTGTGGCTCTATCGATACTCAAAATCTGATCGTACTTGGTAACAAGTTACTCAATACCACGACTTAATTACCTGCCGTGCGCACCTCTTAAAACACTAAGAGGTGCGACATTTATCCACTCTCCCCTTGAATTTCTACAGGTTGTAGGCAAACTACGGTCTAATTTGTACAGCAGCTCTGGAGCACACAATGAGTCAATTAACTCACCTGAATCATCAAGGCGAAGCCAATATGGTTGACGTTAGTAGTAAAGATAACAGCGTTCGAGTGGCGCGGGCTCAGGCATTAATTACCATGACACCAGAAACTTTAGCGTTAATAACGGACGGAAAGCACACAAAGGGCGACGTATTTGGTGTCGCGCGTATCGCTGGTATTCAAGCAGCCAAAAGGTGCAGTGACTTAATTCCCCTTTGTCATCCTTTAATGCTGACTAAGGTCGCTGTCGACTTCGAAATACTTGCCGATTCCAACAGTGTACGTGTAGAGAGTTTGTGTAAATTGACAGGTAAAACAGGTGTCGAAATGGAAGCCTTGACTGCTGCGTCCGTCGCGGCACTAACGCTATTTGATATGTGTAAAGCAAGTGACCCTATGATGGTGATTTCTGAGGTTAAAGTGTTAGAAAAACAAGGTGGTAAAAGCGGCCACTGGCACGCTAATTAACGCATAAAAAAGGCGGATATATTGCTATATCCGCCCTTGAACTATTCAATTTATTGTTTAATAAATAGTGTCCTGATCTAAGTCGTCCAATGACGTTGGTGGAGTTTCGCTACTTGTCGATTCTTGCGAGATTAATAACGCACCAGATGCGTCCTCACCCATTAATCCATTTAAAATAGTACTCGTATCAACAGTGCCATATACCTCTGATAAATCAACACCATCCAACACTATTGTTGAAGTCACTTCCTCACCACCATCGGCACTAATCAAGATGGTAGTGCCTTGTTCGTCGAAGTTAAAATCTAAATATTGACCTAAATTCTCAACTGATTCGTCAATTAATAACTCTGATAGGTCGAGCTTATCGAGATCAACATTGAAGTCCTTAATGGTGTCCAACAAGCCAGTGGCTTCAGTAAATACATAGACGTCTGATTCCCCTGTCTCATTGTGGTGCTCTGCGTTCACTTCTACTTCCTGATAAGCAAACCACACATCAGCCATTTGTTGCTCATTACCGTCGCTATCTGTATAAGTACCAGTTTCACCAATGATATTACCTTTATCATCAATGCTGGTTGACTCAGATTGCAGTGCAATTTCATTAACACCGGCTTGCGCTAACGTCAGCATTTCATCTTGTTGTGAAATACCATCAGAATTGCGGTCCTGCCATACTTGCATTTGCGACCACGCGTCATCTTGTGCGTTAAATACGCCATCGTTATTTGTATCCAGATCGCGCAGCGCGTCATAGCCATCTACCGCGCGTTGACCATTTGATTTAACAGTGTCTTGACCAATAAGCTCAGAAGCATTGTTAATGATACCGTCATTATTCACATCGCGAACCAGTAAACCATCGTCTTTGCCAACCCAACCAGTGGTTTCTTGCGTGCCATCATTGTCAATATCAAATGACACACCGTGCTCTAAGCCGAGAGTTTCAACGCCATCGCCATCTAAATCAAGGATAATAGGACAACGCGTCATACCAACAGTGAAGGTTACTGTGGTAATGCTACTGATAGCACCACCATTTGATTCACGTGTACTTAATGACAGCGTCATTTGATGTTCACTGGTTTCATTGGCATTAGCTTGAATTGTAAGGGTTGATAAGTTCCAGTCTGAAATATCGACTGAATTATTACCACTACTTGCCGTAAAGACATGGCTTGCATCGCTAGTATCTCGCAACACAAATCCATCTTTAATACCGCTCATCACTGCAATGAGTGACTCTGAACCGTCATCGTCAACTAGTTCAATCGTCGGCATTGTCACTGCGACTTGAACATTAGCAGCACCAGAAACATTAAGGGCATTCTCATCTACGATAACTCCCTCAGCAGTCTTGTCTTCTTGATATTTGACGGTTACTACAGCCGTATCAGTACTATTACCGTCTGATACCGTGTATTCGAACGTCGCAGTTCCTTTGAATTTATTGCCGG from Psychrobium sp. MM17-31 includes these protein-coding regions:
- the moaC gene encoding cyclic pyranopterin monophosphate synthase MoaC: MSQLTHLNHQGEANMVDVSSKDNSVRVARAQALITMTPETLALITDGKHTKGDVFGVARIAGIQAAKRCSDLIPLCHPLMLTKVAVDFEILADSNSVRVESLCKLTGKTGVEMEALTAASVAALTLFDMCKASDPMMVISEVKVLEKQGGKSGHWHAN